The Solanum lycopersicum chromosome 9, SLM_r2.1 genome window below encodes:
- the LOC104649103 gene encoding uncharacterized protein — protein sequence MCRSCLWSGVGKVTRKALIAWERVCRPKNEGGMGLINMQLWNRAAIAKLCWDLANKEDKLWIKWIHVYYMRGQNDWQKREQASWMIRKIMQAKQIVDQVHIKDGKGMVKQIYDYLRGEQPKPVWKCLTFKNTARPKVIFILWILMYRKLATVDRLAKWRLTHDTTCVLCTNMDESLDHMFLQCHYVEEVWERVLAWAGFHNNRAKTWTQFVHWCIQHGKWKSTRAQLFKMILAEVVNAVWNEETREFLKTRRV from the coding sequence ATGTGTAGAAGTTGTCTTTGGTCTGGAGTTGGGAAGGTAACTAGGAAAGCTCTAATAGCATGGGAAAGAGTTTGTAGGCCAAAAAATGAAGGTGGTATGGGGCTGATAAACATGCAACTATGGAATAGAGCTGCAATAGCCAAACTTTGTTGGGATTTGGCAAACAAGGAAGACAAACTGTGGATCAAATGGATACATGTATATTACATGAGAGGGCAGAATGATTGGCAGAAGAGAGAGCAGGCTAGTTGGATGATCAGGAAGATAATGCAGGCTAAACAAATAGTTGATCAAGTTCACATAAAAGATGGAAAAGGAATGGTTAAACAAATCTATGATTACTTGAGAGGGGAACAACCTAAACCTGTGTGGAAATGTCTAACGTTCAAGAATACAGCAAGGCCAAAAGTTATCTTTATTCTATGGATACTGATGTATAGAAAGTTAGCAACAGTTGATAGGCTTGCTAAATGGAGGTTAACACATGATACAACTTGTGTACTGTGTACAAATATGGATGAAAGTCTGGACCACATGTTCTTACAGTGTCACTATGTAGAGGAAGTATGGGAAAGAGTATTAGCATGGGCTGGTTTCCACAACAACAGAGCAAAGACATGGACACAGTTTGTGCATTGGTGTATACAACATGGGAAATGGAAGTCTACAAGAGCTCAATTATTCAAGATGATCTTAGCTGAAGTTGTGAATGCTGTTTGGAATGAGGAAACACGAGAATTTTTGAAGACAAGAAGAGTTTGA